A window of Cohnella herbarum contains these coding sequences:
- a CDS encoding SDR family oxidoreductase — protein MSLAQPGSVAVCIASTVAFLCSDASSYITGTDIRVDGGTIANIQRLARLKQQEAGSN, from the coding sequence TTGTCGCTTGCGCAGCCGGGTTCCGTCGCCGTATGTATCGCTTCGACGGTCGCCTTCTTATGCAGCGACGCGAGCTCGTACATTACCGGCACGGACATCCGCGTCGACGGCGGTACGATTGCCAACATACAGCGGCTTGCCCGGCTTAAGCAACAAGAAGCTGGCTCGAATTAA
- a CDS encoding sugar phosphate isomerase/epimerase family protein has product MEALATRKELRLDIQQSWWSMNGLGSTLREWTIEEKFEKIAEAGFTGIQAGLPADADKEKWRKLLDEYSFSFGTGGFPSCGEGFEAYAKEAVEFGASYINSQVMDSFVVGEAAVSLLRQLNDIAKEVGIPHYVETHRGRITQDLLRTSSYVDSLPELRLTIDFSHYIVAGEMDGFATDMELKAEEHLDKLLRRASSIHGRISNGQQIQIISNDHSEDPNTLRFLRWWATGMRYWMGSALNGESFPFVCEIGPAPYEIPLNLVTPSDDPNYRWQQSLRMKKLAEQAWSLSWCK; this is encoded by the coding sequence ATGGAAGCCCTAGCTACAAGGAAAGAACTCCGTCTAGACATCCAACAATCTTGGTGGTCGATGAACGGGCTTGGCTCAACGCTTAGAGAATGGACGATCGAAGAGAAATTCGAGAAGATCGCGGAAGCCGGGTTTACGGGAATCCAAGCGGGATTGCCGGCCGATGCGGATAAAGAGAAATGGCGCAAATTGCTAGACGAGTATTCCTTCAGCTTCGGAACGGGCGGTTTTCCTAGCTGTGGCGAAGGGTTCGAAGCTTATGCCAAAGAAGCGGTCGAATTCGGCGCAAGTTATATCAACTCGCAGGTCATGGATAGTTTTGTTGTCGGAGAAGCGGCGGTATCGTTACTCCGACAACTTAACGATATTGCTAAGGAAGTTGGAATTCCGCACTATGTAGAAACTCATCGGGGGCGTATTACGCAAGATCTTTTGCGCACTTCGAGTTACGTAGATTCGCTTCCGGAACTAAGACTAACGATTGATTTCTCCCATTATATTGTCGCAGGCGAGATGGACGGATTTGCGACGGACATGGAATTGAAAGCGGAAGAGCACCTGGACAAACTTCTTCGCCGCGCATCCAGCATTCATGGACGGATCTCGAACGGCCAACAAATCCAGATCATTAGCAATGATCATTCGGAAGATCCGAATACGTTGCGATTCTTGCGATGGTGGGCAACGGGAATGCGGTACTGGATGGGGTCGGCATTAAATGGGGAATCCTTCCCATTCGTGTGCGAAATCGGACCCGCGCCATATGAGATACCCTTGAACCTTGTTACCCCATCTGACGATCCGAACTATCGCTGGCAGCAATCGCTTCGAATGAAGAAGCTTGCAGAGCAGGCGTGGTCACTTAGTTGGTGCAAATGA
- a CDS encoding phytanoyl-CoA dioxygenase family protein: protein MSQANHNILIADAKTHTAITEEQAQFFRENGFLIIRNLLENKELQVLQDEMQTLLDRGMSGVEGDNDYQYGKGTKSGGKVLKRIEYVVDKSVPTRALLAHPFVLNSVEKLQGNNFIPTWDSMVIKMPNEGIIVPWHRDAERPVGCADDRPIFNVDFYLDSADIKSCLWVIPGSNLWTIEASKERCSREGFETSDAIPVPLEAGDAILHDITVVHGSPSGDGNALRRTIYFEFRPGEIELEFGPHNREYLSLKQQVLLECIETRKAASYIGNEKPYEYKPSGELSISGTIKPNTFRYPHEEYWIGQ, encoded by the coding sequence ATGTCACAAGCAAACCATAACATATTGATCGCTGATGCGAAAACCCATACGGCGATCACGGAAGAACAAGCGCAATTTTTCCGGGAAAACGGATTCCTCATTATCAGGAACCTTCTGGAAAACAAGGAGTTGCAAGTGCTGCAGGATGAAATGCAAACTTTACTCGATCGCGGAATGAGCGGCGTCGAAGGCGACAATGACTACCAATACGGCAAAGGAACGAAGAGCGGCGGCAAAGTGCTTAAACGAATCGAATACGTCGTCGACAAAAGCGTTCCGACTAGAGCTTTGCTTGCCCACCCATTCGTCTTGAATTCCGTCGAGAAGCTTCAAGGCAATAACTTTATCCCGACTTGGGACTCCATGGTCATCAAGATGCCGAACGAAGGCATTATCGTCCCATGGCATCGCGATGCCGAACGCCCGGTTGGTTGTGCCGATGATCGCCCGATCTTTAACGTAGACTTCTACTTGGATTCCGCGGATATTAAATCCTGTCTATGGGTCATTCCGGGTAGCAACCTTTGGACGATCGAAGCTTCCAAGGAACGTTGTAGCCGCGAAGGCTTCGAGACTTCCGATGCCATTCCGGTACCGTTGGAAGCGGGAGATGCGATTCTCCATGACATTACTGTCGTCCATGGATCTCCGAGCGGCGATGGCAACGCGCTTCGCAGAACGATATACTTCGAATTCCGTCCTGGAGAAATCGAACTGGAATTCGGTCCACATAACCGGGAATATTTATCCCTTAAACAACAAGTACTGCTCGAATGCATCGAGACTCGGAAAGCGGCATCTTATATCGGGAATGAGAAACCTTACGAATATAAACCCTCCGGAGAGTTGTCGATTTCCGGTACGATCAAACCGAATACCTTCCGTTACCCGCATGAAGAATACTGGATCGGTCAATAA